In Mangifera indica cultivar Alphonso chromosome 1, CATAS_Mindica_2.1, whole genome shotgun sequence, a single genomic region encodes these proteins:
- the LOC123225418 gene encoding stem-specific protein TSJT1 translates to MLAIFHKAFAHPPEELNSPASHSGSRRPKLPQETLQDFLSHHPHNTYSVNFGHAAALAYVRPETPLSHHQRLFCGFDDMYCVFMGSLNNLNSLNRQYGLSKGGNESMLVIEAYRTLRDRGPYPADQVVKDLEGSFAFVVYDSKSGTVFAALGSDGGVKLYWGIAADGSVVISDNLEVIKAGCAKSFAPFPTGFMFHSEGGLMSFEHPMNKIRAMPRIDSEGVLCGANFKVDVYTRVNSIPRVGSEADWTQWDSH, encoded by the exons ATGTTGGCAATTTTCCACAAGGCGTTTGCTCACCCGCCGGAGGAGCTCAACAGTCCGGCATCTCACAGTGGTTCCAGGAGGCCTAAACTTCCCCAAGAGACTCTCCAGGACTTCCTTTCTCATCACCCTCACAACACTTACTCTGTCAACTTCGGCCATGCAGCTGCTCTTGCTTATGTTCGCCCTGAAACCCCTTTATCTCATCATCAGAG GTTGTTTTGTGGGTTTGACGACATGTATTGCGTGTTCATGGGGAGCTTGAACAACTTGAATTCACTCAATAGGCAATATGGTTTGTCCAAGGGAGGCAATGAGTCAATGCTTGTTATTGAAGCATATCGAACTCTTAGAGACAGAGGTCCATACCCTGCTGATCAGGTTGTTAAGGATCTTGAAGGAagttttgcttttgttgtttATGATAGCAAGAGTGGTACTGTCTTTGCTGCACTG GGTTCTGATGGTGGAGTTAAACTCTACTGGGGTATTGCAGCTGATGGCTCTGTGGTGATTTCTGATAATTTAGAGGTCATAAAAGCCGGCTGTGCCAAGTCATTTGCTCCTTTTCCCACAG GGTTCATGTTTCACAGTGAGGGCGGATTGATGAGCTTTGAGCATCCAATGAACAAGATAAGGGCAATGCCAAGAATAGATAGTGAAGGAGTGCTGTGTGGAGCCAATTTCAAGGTTGATGTTTACACAAGGGTCAACAGTATTCCAAGGGTAGGAAGTGAAGCTGACTGGACTCAATGGGACTCACACTAG
- the LOC123213941 gene encoding CBS domain-containing protein CBSX5-like produces the protein MAVTLLAYEVSDLCLGKPALRSLSLSASIAEALSVLKNSEDNYISVWDCEHDKVRESGDAFLCQCVGKICMVDVICYLCKDENLLSPSDVLKAPVSVLLPKVRGLVMHVEPSCSLLEAIDLMLEGAQNLVVPIKNRLSTRRKQLQKLSPATSTGHNGREFCWLTQEDIIRFILSSIGLFSPIPALSIDTLAIISSEIIAVDYDSPATLALEAISRSLLDHTSVAVVDTDGILIGEISPLTLSCCDETVAAAITTLSSGDLMAYIDCGGPPEDLVRVVKNRLKDKGLEGMLEQINIDSILLSYMSTSSSSDEESGASPPKTARPGKLNRSMSYSARIARRAEAIVCSAKSSLVAVMIQAIAHRVNYVWVIEENCSLVGIVTFSDMLKVFRERLESMA, from the exons ATGGCAGTGACCCTTCTGGCATATGAGGTATCTGACCTCTGTCTCGGCAAGCCGGCGCTGAGGTCTCTTTCGCTGTCTGCCTCCATTGCTGAGGCTCTTTCCGTGCTGAAAAACTCTGAGGATAACTACATCAGCGTCTGGGATTGTGAGCATGACAAGGTGCGTGAAAGTGGTGACGCCTTTCTGTGTCAATGCGTCGGCAAAATCTGTATGGTGGATGTGATTTGTTATCTTTGcaaagatgaaaatttgttgTCTCCTTCTGATGTATTGAAGGCACCTGTCTCTGTTCTTCTGCCTAAGGTCCGTGGACTTGTTATGCACGTGGAACCATCTTGCAG TTTACTAGAAGCCATTGATCTCATGCTTGAAGGGGCACAGAATCTGGTAGTACCAATCAAGAACAGACTGAGCACAAGAAGAAAACAGCTCCAAAAGCTCTCACCAGCCACTTCAACAGGCCACAATGGCCGAGAATTTTGTTGGTTAACTCAAGAAGACATAATCCGATTCATCTTGAGCTCCATTGGCCTTTTCTCTCCAATTCCTGCATTATCCATTGACACTCTAGCCATTATAAGTTCTGAAATCATTGCTGTGGACTATGACTCCCCTGCAACATTGGCCCTCGAGGCAATCTCTCGCTCCCTTCTGGACCATACCTCTGTGGCAGTGGTTGACACTGACGGCATTCTGATTGGTGAGATCTCGCCATTGACACTCAGTTGCTGTGACGAGACGGTGGCTGCCGCCATCACAACACTCTCCTCTGGGGACCTGATGGCATACATTGACTGTGGAGGACCCCCGGAGGATCTAGTCAGGGTGGTGAAAAATAGGCTCAAAGATAAAGGCTTAGAAGGAATGTTGGAACAAATTAACATTGACTCCATTTTACTGTCATATATGTCTACAAGTTCTTCATCAGATGAGGAATCTGGGGCAAGCCCTCCAAAAACAGCAAGACCAGGGAAGCTCAACAGATCAATGAGCTATTCAGCAAGAATTGCAAGGCGAGCAGAAGCCATTGTTTGCAGTGCAAAGAGTTCACTAGTAGCAGTTATGATTCAGGCAATTGCTCATAGAGTGAATTATGTGTGGGTTATAGAGGAGAATTGTAGCTTGGTGGGCATTGTGACATTTTCTGATATGTTGAAAGTTTTCAGGGAGCGTTTAGAGAGCATGGCCTGA
- the LOC123225382 gene encoding lanC-like protein GCR2 isoform X1 produces MADRFFPNEIPPEASPTPQEDSLSKLLSLPYTTLSDKLKTSALHLKQTIVNETWGSSGKRVKDYTLYTGALGTAYLLFKAYQITNSESDLKLCSDIVKACDSASKDSGRHVTFICGRAGVCALGAVVAKHAGDEKLLKYYITQFKEIKLNSYLPNELLYGRVGFLWACSFLNKHIGKDTISTTCMRAVVDEIIKAGRRLASKGRCPLMYEWHGKKYWGAAHGLAGIMHVLMDMELKPGEMEDVKNTLRYMIKNRFCSGNYPSSEGSESDRLVHWCHGAPGVTLTLVKAAQVFGDTEFVQAAVDAGEIVWQRGLLKRVGICHGISGNTYIFLALCRLTGNVEYLYRAKAFACFLFDRAQKLISEGKMHGGDRPYSLFEGIGGMAYLFLDMIESSTARFPAYEL; encoded by the exons ATGGCCGATCGTTTCTTTCCCAATGAAATACCACCAGAAGCATCGCCTACACCACAAGAGGACTCTCTCTCCAAACTCCTCTCTCTTCCATACACAACTCTTTCGGATAAACTCAAGACCTCAGCTCTTCATCTCAAACAAACC ATTGTGAATGAGACGTGGGGATCGAGTGGAAAGCGTGTGAAAGATTACACCTTGTACACGGGTGCTCTTGGCACTGCTTATTTGCTGTTTAAAGCTTATCAAATTACCAATAGTGAGAGTGATCTTAAATTGTGCTCTGACATTGTTAAGGCTTGTGATTCTGCTTCTAAAGATTCAGG TAGGCATGTGACATTCATATGTGGGCGGGCTGGTGTTTGCGCTCTTGGTGCTGTTGTAGCGAAGCATGCTGGTGACGAGAAGCTACTTAAGTACTACATAACACAGTTTAAGGAG ATCAAACTCAATAGTTATTTGCCTAATGAGTTATTATATGGGAGAGTGGGGTTCTTATGGGCTTGTTCTTTCTTAAACAAGCATATTGGTAAAGACACAATATCTACTACCTGTATG AGGGCAGTTGTTGATGAAATTATAAAGGCTGGCAGAAGATTGGCTAGTAAGGGAAGATGTCCATTGATGTATGAATGGCATGGAAAGAAGTACTGGGGCGCTGCCCATGGCCTGGCAGGGATTATGCATGTTTTGATGGACATGGAATTGAAGCCTGGTGAGATGGAGGATGTCAAGAATACACTTCGCTACATGATAAAGAACCGTTTCTGCAGTGGCAACTATCCTTCAAGTGAAGGAAGTGAATCAGACCGTCTTGTGCATTGGTGCCATGGCGCTCCTGGAGTCACTCTTACCCTTGTGAAAGCAGCTCAG GTTTTTGGAGACACAGAATTTGTGCAAGCAGCTGTGGATGCAGGGGAGATAGTATGGCAGCGGGGTCTGCTTAAACGAGTTGGCATCTGTCATGGTATCAGTGGAAACACCTACATTTTTCTGGCGCTCTGCCGATTGACTGGCAATGTCGAGTACCTGTACAGGGCTAAAGCATTTGCTTGCTTTCTATTTGATAGAGCACAAAAATTGATTTCAGAAGGGAAGATGCATGGAGGTGATCGCCCCTATTCACTGTTTGAAGGCATTGGAGGAATGGCTTATCTTTTTCTGGATATGATTGAATCGTCCACAGCTAGGTTCCCAGCTTATGAACTCTAA
- the LOC123225408 gene encoding ribosome biogenesis protein BRX1 homolog 1-like gives MGKKRKHSETNAVEPTKKDDDSTEERPKRTLLGWKDKPEVKETDAPGVFRNKEKVLVTCSRRINFRYRHLMLNVVSLLPHCKKDNKVESKSSKGATLNELVELKSCSSCLFFECRKHKDLYLWMAKCPNGPSVKFLVNAVHTMEELKLTGNHLKGSRPLLTFSSNFDNDAHWKLIKEMIIQIFGTPKEHRKSKPYYDHVFTFSIVDDHVWFRNYQITVPHNESDKVARGGLDKMTLVEVGPRFCLNPIKIFGGSFGGPTLYENPFYVSPNQIRALEKKQKAGKYAKKVKAKTRRKMHQLANPLEPDEFADMWKE, from the exons ATGGGGAAGAAGCGAAAGCACAGTGAAACCAACGCTGTTGAACCCACAAAGAAGGACGATGATTCTACCGAAGAGCGACCTAAAAGAACGCTTTTGGGGTGGAAAGATAAGCCTGAAGTCAAAGAAACTGATGCCCCAGGTGTCTTtagaaacaaagaaaaggttTTGGTGACTTGTTCACGCAGAATCAATTTCAG gTATAGGCATTTGATGTTGAATGTGGTGTCACTTTTGCCTCATTGTAAGAAGGATAACAAGGTTGAATCTAAAAGTAGTAAAGGTGCTACCTTGAATGAGCTTGTTGAGCTTAAGAGCTGTTCTTCCTGTTTGTTTTTTGAG TGCAGGAAACATAAAGACCTGTATCTTTGGATGGCAAAGTGCCCCAATGGCCCATCTGTGAAATTTTTAGTAAACGCCG TGCACACAATGGAGGAACTGAAACTTACAGGAAACCATCTTAAAGGGTCGCGTCCTCTATTGACTTTCTCATCCAATTTTGATAATGATGCTCACTGGAAGCTTATAAAGGAGATGATCATTCAG ATATTTGGAACTCCGAAGGAACACAGGAAATCTAAGCCTTATTATGATCATGTGTTTACTTTTTCCATTGTTGATGATCATGTATGGTTCCGCAATTATCAG ATAACTGTTCCTCATAATGAATCAGATAAAGTGGCTCGGGGAGGCCTGGATAAAATGACTCTTGTTGAG GTTGGTCCAAGATTTTGTTTGAATCCAATCAAGATATTTGGTGGCAGCTTTGGAGGTCCAACACTGTATGAGAATCCATTTTACGTATCTCCAAACCAG ATTCGAGCTTTGGAGAAAAAGCAAAAGGCTGGGAAGTATGCAAAGAAAGTTAAAGCTAAGACTAGGAGAAAGATGCACCAGCTAGCAAATCCGTTGGAGCCTGATGAATTTGCTGATATGTGGAAAGAATGA
- the LOC123225398 gene encoding protochlorophyllide reductase, chloroplastic, with protein sequence MAFQAASLVASAFYIPKEGKSTASFKDSSLFGVSLSDHARSDFGCSALRCKREFNQRIGAIRAQTSATATPAVNVAAPQGKKTLRKGSVVITGASSGLGLATAKALAETGKWHVIMACRDFLKAERAAKSAGIAKENYTIMHLDLASLDSVRQFVDNFRRSGRPLDVLVCNAAVYQPTAKEPSFTAEGFELSVGTNHLGHFLLSRLLLDDMKQSDYPSKRLIIVGSITGNTNTLAGNVPPKANLGDLRGLAGGLNGLNSSSMIDGGEFDGAKAYKDSKVCNMLTMQEFHRRFHEETGITFASLYPGCIATTGLFREHIPLFRFLFPPFQKYITKGFVSEDEAGKRLAQVVSDPSLTKSGVYWSWNKNSASFENQLSQEASDEEKARKVWEITEKLVGLA encoded by the exons ATGGCTTTCCAGGCTGCTTCTTTGGTTGCCTCTGCTTTCTACATCCCCAAAGAg GGAAAGTCTACTGCATCTTTCAAGGACTCAAGCCTTTTTGGAGTTTCACTTTCAGACCATGCCAGATCTGACTTCGGCTGTTCTGCGTTGAGATGCAAG AGGGAATTCAACCAAAGAATAGGCGCCATAAGAGCTCAAACATCAGCTACCGCCACTCCAGCAGTCAATGTAGCTGCTCCACAAGGGAAGAAAACTCTAAGAAAAGGCAGTGTTGTCATCACTGGCGCCTCCTCTGGATTGGGTCTTGCCACAGCTAAGGCACTAGCTGAAACCGGGAAATGGCATGTAATTATGGCCTGCAGGGACTTCCTCAAGGCTGAAAGAGCTGCTAAATCAGCTGGCATAGCTAAGGAAAACTACACAATTATGCATTTGGATCTTGCTTCGCTTGATAGTGTCCGCCAATTTGTTGATAACTTCAGGCGATCAGGCCGGCCTCTTGATGTGCTGGTTTGCAATGCTGCTGTTTACCAGCCAACTGCTAAAGAGCCTTCATTTACTGCTGAAGGGTTTGAGCTTAGCGTTGGAACTAACCATCTTGGTCACTTCCTCCTTTCACGGTTGTTGCTTGATGACATGAAGCAATCCGATTACCCATCAAAGCGCCTAATCATTGTTGGCTCAATTACAG gAAATACAAACACCTTAGCTGGCAATGTACCTCCTAAGGCCAACCTTGGGGATTTGCGGGGGCTTGCCGGGGGTTTAAATGGGCTTAACTCCTCATCCATGATTGATGGTGGAGAATTTGATGGTGCCAAGGCCTACAAAGACAGCAAAGTCTGCAACATGCTCACAATGCAAGAGTTCCATAGGCGGTTCCATGAGGAAACCGGAATAACATTTGCTTCCCTTTACCCTGGTTGCATTGCCACAACAGGCTTGTTCAGGGAGCACATTCCCTTGTTCAGGTTTCTCTTCCCTCCATTCCAGAAGTACATCACCAAGGGCTTTGTATCTGAAGATGAAGCTGGAAAAAGGCTTGCacag GTTGTGAGCGATCCAAGTTTGACAAAATCCGGTGTTTACTGGAGCTGGAACAAGAACTCAGCTTCATTTGAGAATCAGTTGTCTCAAGAAGCTAGTGACGAAGAGAAGGCACGTAAAGTGTGGGAGATCACTGAGAAACTTGTTGGTTTGGCTTAA
- the LOC123225382 gene encoding lanC-like protein GCR2 isoform X2 yields the protein MADRFFPNEIPPEASPTPQEDSLSKLLSLPYTTLSDKLKTSALHLKQTIVNETWGSSGKRVKDYTLYTGALGTAYLLFKAYQITNSESDLKLCSDIVKACDSASKDSGHVTFICGRAGVCALGAVVAKHAGDEKLLKYYITQFKEIKLNSYLPNELLYGRVGFLWACSFLNKHIGKDTISTTCMRAVVDEIIKAGRRLASKGRCPLMYEWHGKKYWGAAHGLAGIMHVLMDMELKPGEMEDVKNTLRYMIKNRFCSGNYPSSEGSESDRLVHWCHGAPGVTLTLVKAAQVFGDTEFVQAAVDAGEIVWQRGLLKRVGICHGISGNTYIFLALCRLTGNVEYLYRAKAFACFLFDRAQKLISEGKMHGGDRPYSLFEGIGGMAYLFLDMIESSTARFPAYEL from the exons ATGGCCGATCGTTTCTTTCCCAATGAAATACCACCAGAAGCATCGCCTACACCACAAGAGGACTCTCTCTCCAAACTCCTCTCTCTTCCATACACAACTCTTTCGGATAAACTCAAGACCTCAGCTCTTCATCTCAAACAAACC ATTGTGAATGAGACGTGGGGATCGAGTGGAAAGCGTGTGAAAGATTACACCTTGTACACGGGTGCTCTTGGCACTGCTTATTTGCTGTTTAAAGCTTATCAAATTACCAATAGTGAGAGTGATCTTAAATTGTGCTCTGACATTGTTAAGGCTTGTGATTCTGCTTCTAAAGATTCAGG GCATGTGACATTCATATGTGGGCGGGCTGGTGTTTGCGCTCTTGGTGCTGTTGTAGCGAAGCATGCTGGTGACGAGAAGCTACTTAAGTACTACATAACACAGTTTAAGGAG ATCAAACTCAATAGTTATTTGCCTAATGAGTTATTATATGGGAGAGTGGGGTTCTTATGGGCTTGTTCTTTCTTAAACAAGCATATTGGTAAAGACACAATATCTACTACCTGTATG AGGGCAGTTGTTGATGAAATTATAAAGGCTGGCAGAAGATTGGCTAGTAAGGGAAGATGTCCATTGATGTATGAATGGCATGGAAAGAAGTACTGGGGCGCTGCCCATGGCCTGGCAGGGATTATGCATGTTTTGATGGACATGGAATTGAAGCCTGGTGAGATGGAGGATGTCAAGAATACACTTCGCTACATGATAAAGAACCGTTTCTGCAGTGGCAACTATCCTTCAAGTGAAGGAAGTGAATCAGACCGTCTTGTGCATTGGTGCCATGGCGCTCCTGGAGTCACTCTTACCCTTGTGAAAGCAGCTCAG GTTTTTGGAGACACAGAATTTGTGCAAGCAGCTGTGGATGCAGGGGAGATAGTATGGCAGCGGGGTCTGCTTAAACGAGTTGGCATCTGTCATGGTATCAGTGGAAACACCTACATTTTTCTGGCGCTCTGCCGATTGACTGGCAATGTCGAGTACCTGTACAGGGCTAAAGCATTTGCTTGCTTTCTATTTGATAGAGCACAAAAATTGATTTCAGAAGGGAAGATGCATGGAGGTGATCGCCCCTATTCACTGTTTGAAGGCATTGGAGGAATGGCTTATCTTTTTCTGGATATGATTGAATCGTCCACAGCTAGGTTCCCAGCTTATGAACTCTAA